One window from the genome of Bradyrhizobium xenonodulans encodes:
- the motA gene encoding flagellar motor stator protein MotA: MGSFVGIFITVAALLGGFAAMGGHLAVLMQPWEFVIIMGTAVGTFIVANPWKTVVDTGVACMQAITGAVPGERYYLDLLGALHALMRELRGKGRNEVEAHIDDPASSEIFKAFPSVLGDPPLLQFICDYVRLIIMGNARTHEIEALMDEEIHTIVKAKLAPYNSIVVVSEALPALGIVAAVLGVIKAMGALDQSPKLLGGFIGAALVGTFAGIFLSYGVLSPFAIKIKMTREKRCRPYIIVKQTLLAFMNGAMPQIAVEHGRKMIASSERPSIDVVENETIAGPKAVVAEAEPKAARA; this comes from the coding sequence TTGGGCAGTTTCGTGGGGATTTTCATCACGGTGGCGGCACTGCTCGGCGGTTTTGCCGCCATGGGCGGGCATCTGGCCGTGCTCATGCAGCCGTGGGAGTTCGTGATCATCATGGGCACCGCGGTCGGCACCTTCATCGTGGCCAATCCGTGGAAAACGGTCGTGGACACCGGGGTGGCCTGCATGCAGGCCATCACCGGCGCCGTGCCGGGTGAGCGCTATTACCTCGATCTGCTCGGAGCGCTCCACGCCCTGATGCGCGAGCTGCGGGGCAAGGGCCGCAACGAGGTCGAGGCGCATATCGACGATCCCGCGTCCTCGGAAATCTTCAAGGCGTTCCCGAGCGTGCTCGGCGACCCGCCGCTGCTCCAATTCATCTGCGACTATGTCCGCCTCATCATCATGGGCAATGCGCGTACCCACGAGATCGAAGCGCTGATGGACGAAGAGATCCACACCATCGTGAAGGCCAAGCTCGCCCCCTACAATTCGATAGTGGTCGTGTCCGAGGCGCTGCCGGCGCTCGGCATCGTCGCCGCCGTGCTCGGCGTGATCAAGGCCATGGGCGCACTCGACCAGTCGCCGAAGCTGCTCGGCGGCTTCATCGGCGCGGCGCTCGTCGGTACCTTTGCCGGCATCTTCCTGTCCTACGGCGTCCTTTCGCCCTTTGCGATCAAGATCAAGATGACGCGCGAGAAGCGATGCCGGCCCTACATCATCGTCAAGCAGACGCTGCTGGCATTCATGAACGGCGCCATGCCGCAGATCGCCGTCGAGCACGGCCGAAAGATGATCGCGAGCAGTGAGCGGCCCTCGATCGATGTCGTCGAGAACGAGACGATTGCAGGTCCCAAGGCCGTCGTCGCCGAGGCTGAACCGAAGGCGGCACGCGCATGA
- a CDS encoding DUF1217 domain-containing protein: protein MLSTIADYTRLTNDMGKSLTQVATQPDVSRETDYFLGHIGNVKTIDDFLKDYRLYSYAMKAFGLSDMTYAKAFMRKVLTEGVTDTKSFANKLTDTRYREFATAFNFAALGDQATQTTAATTGVATQYVTQTMEQKAGDQNEGLRLALYFTRKASTVTTAYQILADKALTQVVQTALGLPSTISAADIDAQAKMISSKIKLTDFQDPAKVTKFVQRFAAMWDATQAQNDINNGTSTNPALVLIAGASTSISMDTNVLTTLQNIKFNR, encoded by the coding sequence ATGCTATCCACCATCGCGGACTACACCAGGCTGACCAACGACATGGGCAAGTCGCTGACGCAGGTCGCGACGCAGCCGGATGTCAGCCGCGAGACGGATTATTTCCTCGGCCATATCGGCAACGTGAAGACCATCGACGATTTCCTGAAGGACTATCGCCTCTACTCCTACGCAATGAAGGCCTTTGGTCTCAGCGACATGACCTATGCCAAGGCGTTCATGCGCAAGGTGCTGACCGAGGGCGTCACCGACACCAAGAGCTTCGCCAACAAGCTGACCGACACCCGCTATCGGGAATTCGCCACCGCCTTCAATTTCGCCGCCCTCGGCGACCAGGCAACCCAGACCACCGCGGCCACGACCGGCGTGGCAACCCAATACGTCACGCAGACGATGGAGCAGAAGGCCGGAGATCAGAACGAGGGCCTGCGGCTGGCGCTCTATTTCACCCGCAAGGCCTCCACCGTCACCACGGCCTACCAGATCCTCGCCGACAAGGCGCTGACGCAGGTGGTTCAGACCGCGCTTGGCCTGCCGTCGACGATCAGCGCGGCCGACATCGATGCCCAGGCCAAGATGATCTCGAGCAAGATCAAGCTCACCGATTTCCAGGACCCGGCCAAGGTCACCAAATTCGTGCAGCGCTTCGCGGCGATGTGGGATGCGACCCAGGCCCAGAACGACATCAACAACGGCACCTCGACCAATCCCGCGCTGGTCCTGATCGCCGGTGCCTCGACCTCGATCAGCATGGATACCAACGTGCTCACGACACTTCAGAACATCAAGTTCAACAGGTAA
- the flgF gene encoding flagellar basal-body rod protein FlgF: MQSALYVGLSAQVALEKRLQTIANNVANVNTAAFRTDVVKFETVLSKAGANPVAFSSPGDNIISREQGSITESGNPLDVAVVGQGWIAFAGPNGTVYTRDGRLQIAPNGDLQTVSGFPVIDAGGAQITLDPNGGPISIARSGAITQDNNEIGSIGLFNIPADASLDRYGNSGVTPDRPATAIADFSRDGFKQGYVEGSGANPMMELTKLIAASRAFDGTNSMIEGTESSLQNAIRTLGEPGK, translated from the coding sequence ATGCAATCGGCTCTCTATGTGGGATTGTCGGCCCAGGTCGCCCTCGAAAAGCGCCTCCAGACGATCGCCAACAACGTCGCCAACGTGAATACGGCGGCGTTCCGCACCGACGTCGTGAAGTTCGAGACCGTGCTGTCCAAGGCGGGCGCGAACCCGGTCGCGTTCTCCTCGCCCGGCGACAACATCATCTCGCGCGAGCAGGGCAGCATCACCGAGAGCGGCAATCCGCTCGACGTCGCGGTGGTCGGACAGGGCTGGATCGCCTTCGCCGGCCCGAACGGCACGGTCTATACGCGCGACGGCCGCCTCCAGATCGCCCCCAACGGCGATCTCCAGACGGTGTCCGGCTTCCCCGTCATCGATGCCGGCGGCGCGCAGATCACGCTCGACCCGAACGGCGGACCGATCTCGATCGCGCGCAGCGGCGCGATCACCCAGGACAACAACGAGATCGGTTCCATCGGGCTGTTCAACATTCCGGCCGACGCCAGTCTCGACCGCTACGGCAATTCCGGCGTGACGCCCGACCGGCCCGCGACCGCCATCGCCGATTTCTCCCGCGACGGCTTCAAGCAGGGCTATGTCGAGGGCTCCGGCGCCAATCCGATGATGGAATTGACCAAGCTGATCGCGGCCTCGCGCGCCTTCGACGGCACCAATTCGATGATCGAGGGCACCGAGAGCTCGCTCCAGAACGCAATCCGGACGCTGGGCGAGCCGGGCAAATAG
- the fliI gene encoding flagellar protein export ATPase FliI, translated as MNALRQLEWALLELQQSTPLASVSGAISEIAPTHFRVSGLSRFVRLGELIGVNSGGKPQIGEVVRIDSEGIIAKPFDRQFAGGLGSVAYRMPPLSFAPDPSWKGRVINALGAPLDGQGPLTPGSRTVSAEAEAPSAMKRARVHKPLRTGVRVIDLFAPICAGQRVGIFAGSGVGKSTLLAMLARSQGFDTVVLALVGERGREVREFIEDVLGANRSRAVTIVSTGDESPMMRRLAPKTAMAVAEYFRDRGESVLLVVDSITRFAHAAREVALAAGEPAVARGYAPTVFTDLPRLLERAGPGEEGSGTITGIFSVLVDGDDHNEPIADTIRSTLDGHIVLSRHIADQARYPAVDVLASVSRLAHNVWDPEERELVSKLRTMIAKYEDTRDLRLMGGYQSGRDSGLDQAVDLVPRIYSAMRQDMLAAPSADPFRELRDMLKGE; from the coding sequence TTGAACGCTCTTCGGCAACTCGAGTGGGCGCTGCTGGAGCTTCAGCAGAGCACTCCCCTGGCCAGCGTCAGCGGCGCGATCTCCGAGATCGCGCCGACGCATTTCCGCGTCTCCGGCCTGTCGCGCTTCGTCAGGCTTGGTGAACTGATCGGCGTCAACTCCGGCGGCAAGCCGCAGATCGGCGAGGTGGTGCGGATCGACAGCGAGGGCATCATCGCCAAGCCGTTCGACCGGCAATTCGCCGGCGGCCTCGGCTCGGTCGCCTACCGGATGCCGCCCTTGTCCTTTGCGCCCGATCCGAGCTGGAAGGGCCGCGTCATCAACGCGCTCGGCGCACCGCTGGACGGGCAAGGTCCGCTCACGCCGGGATCGCGCACCGTCTCGGCGGAAGCCGAGGCACCTTCGGCCATGAAGCGCGCGCGCGTCCACAAGCCGCTGCGCACCGGCGTACGCGTGATCGACCTGTTCGCCCCGATTTGCGCCGGCCAGCGCGTCGGCATCTTTGCCGGCTCCGGCGTCGGCAAGTCGACGCTGCTTGCGATGCTGGCCCGCAGCCAGGGCTTTGACACCGTCGTGCTGGCGCTCGTCGGCGAACGCGGCCGCGAGGTACGCGAATTCATCGAGGACGTGCTTGGCGCCAACCGGAGCCGCGCCGTCACCATCGTATCGACGGGAGATGAAAGCCCGATGATGCGGCGGCTGGCGCCGAAGACCGCCATGGCGGTCGCCGAATATTTCCGCGACCGGGGCGAATCAGTCCTGCTGGTGGTCGATTCGATCACCCGTTTCGCCCACGCCGCCCGCGAGGTTGCCCTTGCCGCCGGCGAGCCCGCGGTGGCGCGCGGTTATGCACCGACGGTCTTCACCGACCTGCCCCGCCTCCTGGAGCGCGCCGGCCCCGGCGAGGAGGGATCCGGCACGATCACCGGCATTTTCTCCGTGCTGGTCGATGGCGACGACCACAACGAGCCGATCGCCGACACCATCCGCAGCACACTCGATGGGCACATCGTGCTCTCGAGGCACATCGCCGACCAGGCGCGCTATCCTGCCGTCGACGTTCTGGCCTCGGTTTCCCGTCTCGCCCACAACGTCTGGGACCCCGAAGAACGCGAACTGGTGAGCAAGCTGCGCACCATGATCGCCAAGTACGAGGACACGCGCGACCTTCGCCTGATGGGCGGATATCAGTCGGGACGTGATTCGGGCCTCGACCAGGCCGTCGACCTGGTTCCGCGAATCTACAGCGCGATGCGGCAAGACATGTTGGCCGCGCCAAGCGCCGATCCGTTCCGCGAGTTGCGAGACATGCTCAAGGGCGAGTAG
- a CDS encoding MarR family winged helix-turn-helix transcriptional regulator translates to MPLAREAVELLVQAARAWYFEGNQHGLRDREWMALRFLGRANRFSRTPSALAGFIGATRATASQIVKTLESRSFLVRKPSHEDKRSVVLHVTTQGEKCLSQHDPINHVVNAVTSLGTDECIRLRDSLREILNHLDTAHQRLDASVCRDCMFLAERSPGFGPSAAKGRASAEFMCRLYRAPVSLEETELLCTSFERTRDRPKIEGHFERARVASQG, encoded by the coding sequence ATGCCGTTGGCACGCGAGGCCGTCGAGCTGCTGGTTCAGGCGGCCAGAGCCTGGTATTTCGAAGGCAATCAGCACGGGTTGCGCGACCGGGAATGGATGGCGCTGCGCTTTCTCGGCCGCGCCAACAGATTCTCGCGCACGCCGTCGGCGCTCGCCGGCTTCATCGGCGCGACCAGAGCCACCGCGTCGCAGATTGTGAAGACGCTGGAGAGCAGATCTTTCCTGGTGCGAAAGCCCTCGCATGAGGACAAGCGGTCCGTCGTGCTCCACGTCACCACGCAAGGCGAGAAATGCCTGAGCCAGCACGACCCGATCAATCACGTCGTGAATGCGGTGACGTCGCTCGGCACCGACGAGTGCATCAGGCTGCGCGACTCGCTCCGCGAGATCCTCAATCACCTCGACACGGCCCATCAGCGGCTCGACGCCAGCGTCTGCCGCGACTGCATGTTTCTCGCCGAACGCAGTCCCGGCTTCGGCCCGTCCGCTGCAAAGGGGCGCGCAAGCGCCGAGTTCATGTGCCGGCTGTATCGCGCTCCCGTCTCCCTCGAGGAGACGGAACTGCTGTGCACCAGCTTCGAACGCACCCGCGACCGTCCGAAGATCGAGGGGCATTTCGAACGCGCGCGTGTCGCGAGCCAAGGATAA
- a CDS encoding ketopantoate reductase family protein, giving the protein MARNILILGASYGSLLGTKLLMAGHNVTLVCRAKTAELINRDGTEVRIKLRDEAVHRAIFSRDLPGKLDAVTPANVDLSRYDMVGLAMQEPQYTNHTVRVLMVKIAAAKLPCLSIMNMPPLPYLKRIPSLAGMDLEEAYTNAQVWERFEPGLVTLCSPDPQAFRPPEEAANVLHVGLPTNFKASVFADETHNKLLRELEADIDAVTLDGHDVPVKLKVFDSLFVPLAKWSMLLTGNYRCITPNEPQSIRDAVHGDLQRSQTIYDHVDAIARRLGADPQDQVPFAKYAKAAESLLKPSSAARAVASGAPFIERVDLLVKLISHQLGTPNAEIDRTVETVDFKLNEKIVQGGSGAQ; this is encoded by the coding sequence ATGGCGCGTAACATATTGATTCTCGGGGCCTCCTACGGTTCCCTGCTGGGCACGAAGCTGCTGATGGCAGGGCACAACGTGACCCTGGTCTGCCGTGCCAAGACTGCCGAGCTGATCAACCGCGACGGTACCGAGGTGCGCATCAAGCTGCGCGACGAGGCGGTGCACCGGGCGATCTTCTCGCGCGACCTGCCCGGCAAGCTCGACGCGGTGACGCCCGCCAATGTGGACCTCTCCCGCTACGACATGGTCGGCCTTGCGATGCAGGAGCCGCAATACACCAACCACACCGTGCGCGTTCTCATGGTCAAGATCGCCGCAGCGAAGCTGCCCTGCCTGTCGATCATGAACATGCCGCCGCTGCCTTACCTCAAGCGGATTCCCTCGCTCGCCGGCATGGATCTGGAAGAGGCCTACACCAATGCGCAGGTGTGGGAGCGGTTCGAGCCAGGCCTCGTGACGCTGTGCTCGCCCGACCCGCAGGCCTTCCGTCCGCCGGAAGAAGCCGCGAATGTGCTGCATGTCGGCCTGCCCACCAACTTCAAGGCGTCGGTGTTCGCCGACGAGACGCACAACAAGCTGCTGCGCGAGCTCGAAGCCGACATCGACGCGGTCACCCTCGACGGCCACGACGTGCCGGTGAAGCTGAAAGTGTTCGATTCGCTGTTCGTGCCGCTGGCAAAATGGTCGATGCTGCTGACCGGCAATTACCGCTGCATCACACCGAACGAACCGCAGTCGATCCGCGACGCCGTGCACGGCGACCTCCAGCGCTCGCAGACGATCTACGATCATGTCGACGCGATCGCCCGCCGCCTCGGCGCCGACCCGCAGGATCAGGTGCCGTTCGCGAAATACGCCAAGGCCGCCGAGAGCCTGCTCAAGCCGTCCTCGGCCGCACGCGCGGTGGCGAGCGGCGCGCCCTTCATCGAGCGCGTGGACCTCCTGGTGAAGCTGATCTCGCATCAGCTCGGTACGCCCAATGCCGAGATCGACCGCACGGTCGAGACCGTGGATTTCAAGCTGAACGAGAAGATCGTGCAGGGCGGATCGGGCGCGCAGTAG